A window from Streptomyces sp. NBC_00335 encodes these proteins:
- a CDS encoding PucR family transcriptional regulator: MDHESPTAWPARRRMPDLNTLDPSTHATVAAVVARLRTRREVFADRFLSLARRHVPGYAVLSDEEIQTSARRFMDVLVSELSSLRVPDAALREMLGGYAAERTARGISLDALTIGYRLGSREMLALLDEIAAEVNLPPDLLLAVHDSTWEFSNEASAVFARVQHDLALERAHFDAERRSAFAAGVLSGAFPAERIHQDAHLFGLRPQAHHVALAARATSADDADALRRAIATALRVPADRLPLAEIGEVLGFIAPSAPEAVVGHLVAVGPPMPLDELHTGFGEAVLALETARCFAMSGIVRLPDLGPRPLVLAESRTAESLTARHLAALDAAGRSNREIERTARVYLECDQDVSRVARELAVHPNTVRYRVNRFQELTELDLRRTDDLVTTWWLLNRRRT, translated from the coding sequence ATGGACCACGAGAGCCCCACGGCCTGGCCCGCACGCCGGCGGATGCCGGACCTCAACACCCTGGACCCCTCGACCCACGCCACGGTCGCCGCCGTCGTCGCCCGCCTGCGCACGCGGCGCGAGGTCTTCGCGGACCGCTTCCTGAGCCTGGCGCGCAGGCACGTACCGGGCTACGCGGTGCTCTCGGACGAGGAGATCCAGACGTCCGCCCGCAGGTTCATGGACGTCCTCGTCTCGGAGCTCTCGTCCCTGCGCGTGCCCGACGCCGCCCTGCGCGAGATGCTCGGTGGCTACGCGGCTGAGCGCACCGCCCGGGGGATCTCCCTCGACGCGCTCACCATCGGCTACCGGCTCGGTTCCCGGGAGATGCTCGCCCTGCTGGACGAGATCGCCGCCGAGGTGAACCTGCCCCCTGACCTTCTTCTTGCGGTGCACGACAGCACCTGGGAGTTCTCCAACGAGGCATCGGCGGTGTTCGCCCGCGTCCAGCACGATCTCGCCCTGGAGCGCGCGCACTTCGACGCCGAACGCCGATCGGCCTTCGCGGCCGGCGTGCTCAGCGGGGCCTTTCCGGCCGAGCGGATCCACCAGGACGCCCACCTCTTCGGGCTCCGGCCGCAGGCACATCACGTGGCCCTCGCCGCACGGGCCACGAGCGCCGACGATGCCGACGCGCTGCGTCGTGCCATCGCCACGGCCCTGCGCGTTCCCGCCGACCGGTTGCCCCTCGCCGAGATCGGGGAAGTCCTCGGCTTCATCGCGCCGAGTGCACCCGAGGCCGTCGTCGGGCACTTGGTGGCGGTCGGTCCGCCGATGCCGCTCGATGAGCTCCACACCGGGTTCGGCGAGGCGGTGCTGGCGTTGGAGACCGCACGGTGCTTCGCCATGTCGGGCATCGTGCGCCTGCCCGACCTCGGTCCGCGGCCACTCGTCCTCGCCGAATCCCGCACCGCCGAATCCCTCACCGCACGCCACCTGGCGGCGCTCGACGCCGCTGGTCGTTCGAACAGGGAGATCGAGCGCACGGCGCGCGTCTACCTCGAATGCGACCAGGACGTGAGCAGGGTGGCGCGGGAACTCGCCGTGCACCCCAACACCGTGCGCTACCGGGTCAACCGGTTCCAGGAACTCACGGAACTGGACCTGCGTCGAACCGACGATCTGGTGACCACGTGGTGGCTGCTCAACCGTCGGCGAACCTGA
- a CDS encoding NAD-dependent epimerase/dehydratase family protein → MGAPADARPSADARGRRVLATGGACFIGSHGVSALAERGREPLVLYALLPAAHPGEPELPDAEFLRGDVRDAKAVRAALRGVDAMCHRTHRLQRQLGTTDSHGECDASRRAGPPGCGVRDRVPLAVEGIQHAGLAGGLRGWPRRQPRPIPTQGRSQRSNTPRSPC, encoded by the coding sequence ATGGGAGCGCCCGCAGACGCCCGGCCTTCCGCAGACGCCCGCGGCAGGCGAGTACTTGCCACAGGAGGAGCGTGCTTCATCGGCTCGCACGGCGTGAGCGCGCTGGCCGAGCGGGGCCGCGAGCCACTGGTGCTGTACGCGTTGCTGCCCGCGGCACACCCCGGAGAGCCTGAACTGCCGGACGCGGAGTTCCTACGGGGAGACGTCCGGGACGCCAAGGCGGTGCGGGCGGCACTGCGCGGGGTGGATGCCATGTGCCATCGGACGCACCGGCTGCAGCGGCAACTGGGCACCACCGACTCCCATGGGGAATGCGATGCCAGCCGCCGCGCCGGGCCGCCGGGGTGTGGAGTGCGGGATCGAGTTCCACTCGCTGTCGAAGGCATACAACATGCCGGGCTGGCGGGTGGGCTTCGCGGCTGGCCACGCCGACAGCCAAGACCCATACCGACCCAGGGGCGTTCGCAGCGATCCAACACGCCGCGGTCGCCGTGCTGA
- a CDS encoding class I SAM-dependent methyltransferase, whose protein sequence is MRPSRSGAMLKQEAEDAMGLYADHVVPRIVNVACGAKAAQPLRRRVCEGLKGEVVEIGFGTGHNVPFYPPAVTGVAAVEPADVGWELAGDRVRAARVPVRRAGLDGQSLPFEDDTFDCALSTWTLCTIPDAEAALHELRRVLKPGATLHFLEHGLAPEGDEKVRRWQRRLEPVTKSICGGCHLTRPTVEMLKAAGFTITSLDVFYEKSAPKPMGAESLGTALSLA, encoded by the coding sequence ATGCGTCCAAGCCGCTCCGGTGCCATGCTGAAGCAGGAGGCGGAGGATGCGATGGGGCTCTATGCCGATCACGTGGTGCCGCGGATCGTGAACGTTGCCTGCGGGGCGAAGGCGGCGCAGCCGCTGCGGCGCCGGGTCTGCGAGGGCCTGAAGGGCGAAGTCGTCGAGATCGGCTTCGGTACGGGACACAACGTCCCCTTTTACCCGCCCGCCGTTACCGGCGTGGCCGCGGTCGAGCCCGCCGACGTCGGCTGGGAGCTGGCCGGCGACCGCGTCAGGGCGGCCCGCGTCCCCGTACGGCGGGCCGGCCTGGACGGTCAGTCGCTGCCCTTCGAGGACGACACCTTCGACTGCGCCCTGTCGACCTGGACGCTGTGCACCATCCCGGACGCCGAAGCCGCTCTGCACGAACTGCGCCGCGTTCTCAAACCCGGCGCGACGCTGCACTTCCTCGAACACGGTCTGGCCCCGGAAGGGGACGAGAAGGTACGCCGCTGGCAACGACGGCTCGAGCCGGTCACCAAGAGCATCTGCGGAGGGTGTCACCTCACCCGGCCGACCGTCGAAATGCTGAAGGCCGCAGGTTTCACGATCACGTCACTCGACGTCTTCTACGAGAAGAGCGCCCCGAAACCCATGGGTGCCGAGTCCCTCGGCACCGCTCTCTCCCTAGCGTAG
- a CDS encoding NfeD family protein: MDPWLMWLIAAAVLAGAEIFTLTAALGMLAGAALVTAGFAAAGVPPLVQFLVFTVVASLSVLFVRPIAVRHLLQPQAERFGTDALVGKAAYVVSEVTGLGGRVRIGGEEWTARAYDETLVIPPGTTVDVVEISGATALVYPRE, translated from the coding sequence ATGGATCCGTGGCTGATGTGGCTGATCGCCGCAGCGGTGTTGGCTGGAGCGGAGATCTTCACTCTCACTGCTGCGCTCGGAATGCTGGCTGGTGCCGCGCTGGTCACGGCGGGCTTCGCAGCAGCCGGAGTACCCCCGCTTGTGCAGTTCCTGGTGTTCACCGTCGTCGCTTCGCTCAGTGTGCTGTTCGTGCGCCCTATTGCGGTGCGCCATCTGCTCCAGCCTCAAGCGGAGCGGTTCGGCACGGACGCACTGGTCGGCAAGGCTGCCTATGTCGTCTCGGAGGTGACCGGGCTGGGCGGCCGGGTCCGCATCGGCGGCGAGGAATGGACGGCTCGCGCCTATGACGAGACGCTGGTGATTCCCCCCGGAACGACCGTCGACGTCGTGGAGATCAGCGGCGCCACCGCCCTCGTCTACCCCCGGGAGTGA
- a CDS encoding SPFH domain-containing protein — protein sequence MEVSALLVAGVIVALIAVFTVVRAVRIVPQARARNVERLGRYRRTLKPGLSLVIPYIDRVYPVIDLREQVVSFKPQPVITEDNLVVEIDTVLYFQVTDPRAAAYEIADFLQGVEQLTVTTLRNVVGSMDLEKTLTSRDTINNQLRGVLDEATGKWGLRVNRVEIKAIDPPQSIKDAMEKQMRAERDKRAAILGAEGQRQSQILTAEGDKQSAVLRAEGSRTAEILKAEGQSRAIDEVFQAVHRNDPDPKLLAYQYLQMLPQLAQGPGSTFWVIPSEVTAALQGVSRAFSEVLPPSPATRETSSDVRAAQAASDAVQAAEAAAEALADAAEADTHPPGPGTK from the coding sequence ATGGAAGTCTCGGCGTTGCTGGTGGCCGGCGTGATCGTCGCGCTGATCGCAGTCTTCACCGTGGTGCGGGCGGTGCGCATCGTGCCCCAAGCGCGCGCACGCAACGTCGAACGTCTCGGCCGCTACCGCCGCACGCTGAAGCCCGGTCTCAGCCTTGTCATTCCGTACATCGACCGGGTCTATCCGGTGATCGACCTACGGGAGCAGGTCGTTTCGTTCAAGCCGCAGCCCGTCATCACCGAGGACAATCTCGTCGTCGAGATCGACACCGTCCTTTACTTCCAGGTCACGGATCCACGAGCGGCCGCCTATGAGATCGCGGATTTCCTCCAGGGCGTCGAACAGCTCACCGTCACCACCTTGCGCAACGTCGTGGGATCCATGGACCTGGAAAAGACGCTCACCTCGCGCGACACCATCAACAACCAGCTCAGGGGCGTACTGGACGAGGCCACCGGCAAGTGGGGCCTGAGAGTGAACCGGGTGGAGATCAAGGCCATCGACCCTCCGCAGTCCATCAAGGACGCGATGGAGAAGCAGATGCGTGCCGAGCGCGACAAGCGGGCGGCGATTCTCGGGGCGGAGGGGCAACGGCAGTCGCAGATTCTCACCGCCGAAGGCGACAAGCAGTCCGCAGTTCTGCGGGCGGAGGGCAGCCGTACCGCTGAGATCCTCAAGGCTGAGGGCCAGTCCCGGGCCATCGACGAGGTGTTCCAGGCCGTGCACCGCAACGACCCCGACCCCAAGCTGCTCGCCTACCAGTACCTGCAGATGCTGCCTCAGCTCGCCCAGGGACCCGGCAGTACCTTCTGGGTGATTCCCAGCGAGGTCACTGCCGCACTTCAGGGTGTGTCCCGCGCCTTCAGCGAGGTGCTGCCCCCGTCGCCGGCCACCCGTGAGACGTCCTCGGACGTGAGGGCCGCCCAGGCCGCCAGCGATGCGGTGCAGGCCGCGGAAGCAGCAGCCGAGGCCCTCGCTGACGCGGCCGAGGCCGACACCCACCCACCAGGTCCGGGCACGAAGTGA
- a CDS encoding DUF6529 family protein: protein MLHARPALRRPEARLALALAFAAAAAVFVAVFLFGRAITPDYTATLFGQADADAVRLKAQLATGVLGLAALQLLLALWMYHRLPGVRRVPGPVPITHRIVGVVLFALTVPITVHCVRAYGVQLTGSRVAVHSIAGCFFYGAFAAKVLLVRSRRLPGWALPLAGGALVVVVVVLWYTSALWHFNGDTVPALSFGHHHLPLG from the coding sequence ATGTTGCACGCCCGGCCCGCTCTGCGCCGCCCGGAAGCCAGGCTCGCTCTCGCACTGGCGTTCGCGGCTGCCGCCGCGGTCTTCGTCGCCGTCTTCCTGTTCGGCCGGGCGATCACACCGGACTACACCGCGACACTGTTCGGCCAGGCGGACGCCGATGCCGTGCGTCTCAAGGCACAGCTCGCCACCGGCGTCCTGGGGCTGGCCGCTCTCCAGCTGCTGCTTGCGCTGTGGATGTACCACCGGCTGCCCGGGGTGCGCCGGGTGCCGGGCCCGGTGCCGATCACCCACCGGATCGTCGGTGTGGTCCTGTTTGCCCTCACCGTCCCGATCACGGTGCACTGCGTCCGGGCGTATGGCGTGCAGCTGACCGGCTCGCGTGTGGCAGTGCACTCGATCGCGGGCTGCTTCTTCTACGGGGCGTTCGCCGCCAAGGTCCTGCTGGTGCGAAGCCGTCGCCTGCCGGGCTGGGCCCTGCCACTGGCCGGGGGTGCGCTGGTGGTCGTGGTGGTGGTCCTCTGGTACACGAGTGCGCTGTGGCACTTCAACGGAGACACCGTGCCGGCGCTGTCCTTCGGACACCATCACCTGCCACTGGGGTAG
- the exaC gene encoding acetaldehyde dehydrogenase ExaC gives MARYAAPGTEGALMSYESRYGHFIGGEHVEPALGRYFANPSPVTGETFTEVARGTAEDVERALDAAHAAAPAWGRTSITERSTILLRIADRMEQHLEALAVAETWENGKPIRETLAADMPLAIDQFRYFAGALRAQEGALSQIDEDTVAYHFHEPLGVVAQIIPWNFPILMAVWKLAPALAAGNTVVLKPAEQTPVSVHYLMSLIGDLLPPGVVNIVNGFGEEAGKPLASSPRVAKVAFTGETSTGRLIMQYAAEHLKPVTLELGGKSPNLFFDDIWTADDDLRDKALEGFTMFALNQGEVCTSPSRALIERGRYGDFLDAAVARTELIVPGHPLDTDTMIGAQASAEQLKKVLSYVEIGQQEGAKILTGGQRVEHGGELAGGFYVQPTIFEGDNRMRIFQEEIFGPVVSVTSFQDFDDAVRIANDTAYGLGAGVWTRDINTAYRAGRAIQAGRIWTNCYHAYPAHAAFGGYKQSGIGRETHKMMLEHYQQTKNLLVSYSPKKLGFF, from the coding sequence ATGGCCCGTTACGCTGCGCCCGGTACCGAAGGCGCGCTCATGTCGTACGAGTCCCGCTACGGCCACTTCATCGGGGGCGAGCACGTCGAGCCCGCCCTCGGACGGTACTTCGCCAACCCCTCCCCCGTGACCGGCGAGACCTTCACCGAGGTCGCGCGCGGTACGGCCGAGGACGTCGAGCGCGCTCTGGACGCGGCACACGCCGCCGCGCCCGCGTGGGGACGCACCTCGATCACCGAGCGTTCCACGATCCTGCTGCGCATCGCGGACCGGATGGAGCAGCACCTGGAGGCGCTCGCGGTCGCGGAGACCTGGGAGAACGGCAAGCCGATCCGCGAGACCCTGGCCGCCGACATGCCGCTCGCCATCGACCAGTTCCGCTACTTCGCGGGCGCGTTGCGGGCCCAGGAGGGGGCCCTCAGCCAGATCGACGAGGACACGGTGGCCTATCACTTCCACGAGCCGCTGGGCGTGGTCGCCCAGATCATCCCGTGGAACTTCCCGATCCTGATGGCCGTGTGGAAACTGGCTCCGGCCCTGGCCGCCGGCAACACGGTGGTGCTGAAACCGGCCGAGCAGACCCCGGTGTCGGTGCACTACCTGATGAGCCTGATCGGCGACCTGCTGCCGCCGGGCGTGGTGAACATCGTCAACGGCTTCGGCGAGGAGGCGGGCAAGCCGCTCGCGTCCAGCCCGCGCGTGGCGAAGGTGGCCTTCACCGGGGAGACCTCCACCGGGCGGCTGATCATGCAGTACGCGGCGGAGCACCTCAAGCCGGTCACGCTGGAGTTGGGCGGCAAGAGCCCCAACCTCTTCTTCGACGACATCTGGACCGCCGACGACGACCTGCGGGACAAGGCCCTCGAAGGCTTCACGATGTTCGCCCTCAACCAGGGCGAGGTCTGTACCAGCCCCTCCCGCGCCCTGATCGAGCGCGGCCGCTACGGCGACTTCCTCGACGCTGCCGTGGCCCGCACCGAACTGATCGTGCCGGGGCACCCGTTGGACACGGACACCATGATCGGCGCACAGGCCTCGGCGGAGCAGCTGAAGAAGGTGCTGTCGTACGTGGAGATCGGACAGCAGGAGGGCGCGAAGATCCTGACCGGCGGGCAGCGGGTGGAGCACGGCGGTGAACTGGCGGGCGGCTTCTACGTCCAGCCGACCATCTTCGAGGGCGACAACCGCATGCGGATCTTCCAGGAGGAGATCTTCGGCCCGGTGGTGTCGGTGACCTCGTTCCAGGACTTCGACGACGCCGTGCGCATCGCGAACGACACGGCGTACGGCCTGGGCGCCGGCGTCTGGACCCGCGACATCAACACGGCCTACCGCGCGGGCCGCGCGATCCAGGCGGGCCGGATCTGGACGAACTGCTACCACGCCTACCCCGCCCACGCGGCCTTCGGCGGCTACAAGCAGTCGGGCATCGGCCGCGAGACCCACAAGATGATGCTGGAGCACTACCAGCAGACGAAGAACCTCCTGGTCAGTTACTCCCCGAAGAAGCTCGGCTTCTTCTAA
- a CDS encoding GAF domain-containing protein, which yields MDDPSVALPGGADPAERTRELRRAHAAFTQDGRVEAPVRAVIARSWRRCARARVSPECAPRMELAGAELRSYREQHPLARVLPLFRDLVGAFASDGAHLLAVCDARGSLLWVEGEPATMRRAEGLGFVPGARWAETAMGTNAPGTAVAVGEPVQVFGAEHFSRRVHPWTCAAAPVRDPHTGRLLGAIDVTGGDWLAHPHSLAFVRAVACAAEARLALLDPAPPAPGDCLTALGRDEALLTGGGREVRLGRRHSEIMALLAHHPEGLSGEELAIALYEDESVSPVTLRAEMSRLRGLLGPRAPLSRPYRTAAPLEADFTAVTRHLASGAVSAALARYPGPLLPASTAPGIVRLRRRIEEQARAAVIARADPGLLTDWVCSPWGAEDADVWRALATALPAAGRTAALARVRALDAELGVKSDDLPGAPRRRTPPEGPEGPEGPKRTTTPPPAARSPRGRATYRQPARP from the coding sequence ATGGACGATCCATCGGTGGCTCTGCCGGGCGGGGCCGACCCCGCCGAGCGGACGCGGGAACTACGGCGGGCCCACGCCGCGTTCACCCAGGACGGGCGGGTCGAGGCCCCGGTGCGGGCGGTCATCGCGAGGTCCTGGCGCCGCTGCGCCCGGGCCCGGGTCAGCCCTGAGTGCGCGCCCCGGATGGAGCTGGCCGGGGCGGAACTGCGGTCGTACCGGGAGCAGCACCCACTGGCCCGGGTGCTCCCGCTGTTCCGGGACCTCGTGGGGGCCTTCGCCTCGGACGGGGCCCATCTGCTGGCGGTGTGCGACGCGCGGGGCAGCCTGCTCTGGGTGGAGGGCGAACCGGCCACGATGCGGCGCGCGGAGGGCCTCGGCTTCGTGCCCGGCGCCCGCTGGGCGGAGACGGCGATGGGCACCAACGCCCCCGGCACGGCGGTGGCGGTCGGCGAGCCGGTCCAGGTCTTCGGCGCCGAGCACTTCAGCCGTCGGGTGCACCCGTGGACCTGCGCGGCGGCTCCGGTCCGCGATCCGCACACCGGAAGGCTGCTCGGCGCCATCGATGTCACCGGGGGCGACTGGCTGGCCCATCCGCACTCCCTGGCCTTCGTGCGGGCGGTGGCGTGCGCGGCGGAGGCCCGGCTCGCGTTGCTGGATCCGGCGCCCCCGGCCCCCGGGGACTGCCTCACCGCGCTCGGCCGCGACGAGGCGCTGCTGACGGGCGGTGGCCGCGAGGTCCGGCTCGGGCGGCGGCACAGCGAGATCATGGCGCTGCTCGCGCACCACCCGGAGGGGCTGTCGGGGGAGGAACTGGCGATCGCCCTGTACGAGGACGAGTCGGTGTCACCGGTGACCCTGCGCGCCGAAATGTCACGGCTGCGCGGCCTGTTGGGGCCCCGGGCCCCGCTCTCCCGCCCCTACCGCACGGCCGCGCCGCTGGAGGCCGATTTCACCGCCGTCACCCGCCACCTGGCCTCGGGCGCCGTCTCGGCGGCGCTGGCCCGCTACCCGGGACCGCTATTACCCGCCTCCACGGCGCCCGGCATCGTCCGGCTCCGGCGCCGCATCGAGGAACAGGCGCGGGCCGCCGTGATCGCGCGGGCCGACCCGGGGCTGCTCACCGACTGGGTGTGCAGCCCGTGGGGCGCGGAGGACGCCGACGTCTGGCGGGCCCTGGCGACCGCGCTCCCGGCTGCCGGCCGGACGGCCGCGCTGGCCCGCGTACGGGCCCTCGACGCGGAACTCGGCGTGAAGTCGGACGACTTACCGGGTGCACCGCGGCGCCGCACCCCGCCGGAGGGGCCGGAGGGGCCGGAGGGGCCGAAGCGAACCACCACACCACCTCCCGCGGCCCGTTCACCGCGCGGCCGTGCAACGTACCGGCAACCTGCCCGCCCCTAG
- a CDS encoding SWF or SNF family helicase produces the protein MNDKDPYEKTFPPLPPAPGRAFAQTWWGHAWLRALEDSAMDGQQVKQGRRYARSGAVGAVSVRPGGLTAVVRDPDGTAHRTDVLVQEFTEAQWDRLLGLAAAESGHIAALLDREVPTELVEDAAAAGVDLLPGIGDLDPRCDCGEWDHCPHTAALCYQVARLLDQDPFVLLLLRGRAEAGLVAELEERSTAEAEAPSGPDDAGVAASEVYAAAAALPPLPAPARLPDAPGQPPTLDTESGTEPPGLDVDGVEFLAQAAATQAYRLLAEALAPAHAERAPQPGLTAAQDAVRLTAQAHDLRVRSRLSAASDRDRAAMDRAVLAWGFGGAQAVAVLEEDWTPDRASLARARAALAAARPDGAEADTDGDADAPAPVLRRIRARWTQPGGDRQLRLGRDGRWWPYRRAADHWLPAGPSSPDPAAALAALEPEEPEG, from the coding sequence ATGAACGACAAGGACCCGTACGAGAAGACCTTCCCGCCGCTCCCGCCCGCCCCCGGCCGCGCCTTCGCCCAGACCTGGTGGGGCCATGCCTGGCTGCGCGCCCTGGAGGACAGCGCGATGGACGGGCAGCAGGTCAAGCAGGGGCGGCGGTACGCGCGTTCGGGCGCGGTCGGGGCCGTGTCCGTACGGCCGGGCGGGCTGACGGCCGTGGTGCGCGACCCGGACGGGACGGCGCACCGGACCGACGTGCTGGTGCAGGAGTTCACGGAAGCCCAATGGGACCGGCTGCTCGGGCTGGCGGCCGCCGAGTCCGGCCACATCGCGGCGCTGCTCGACCGGGAGGTGCCGACGGAGCTCGTGGAGGACGCGGCGGCGGCCGGGGTGGACCTGCTGCCCGGGATAGGCGATCTCGACCCGCGCTGCGACTGCGGCGAGTGGGACCACTGCCCGCACACGGCGGCGCTCTGCTACCAGGTGGCGCGGCTGCTGGACCAGGACCCCTTCGTGCTGTTGCTGCTGCGCGGCCGCGCGGAGGCCGGTCTGGTGGCCGAGCTGGAAGAGCGCAGCACGGCGGAAGCGGAGGCTCCGTCGGGCCCCGATGACGCCGGGGTCGCCGCCTCCGAGGTCTACGCGGCGGCTGCCGCGCTGCCCCCGCTGCCCGCGCCGGCGCGGCTGCCGGACGCGCCGGGCCAGCCTCCGACGCTGGACACGGAGTCGGGGACGGAGCCGCCGGGCCTGGATGTGGACGGGGTGGAGTTCCTGGCGCAGGCGGCGGCGACGCAGGCGTACCGGCTGCTCGCGGAAGCGCTCGCTCCGGCCCACGCGGAGCGCGCCCCGCAGCCGGGGCTCACGGCGGCGCAGGACGCCGTACGGCTCACGGCGCAGGCCCACGACCTTCGGGTCCGCTCCCGCCTGTCGGCGGCTTCCGACAGGGACCGGGCCGCCATGGACCGGGCCGTACTCGCCTGGGGCTTCGGCGGGGCACAGGCCGTCGCGGTGCTGGAGGAGGACTGGACCCCGGACCGGGCGTCGCTCGCCCGGGCCCGGGCCGCGCTGGCGGCGGCCCGGCCCGACGGGGCGGAGGCCGACACCGACGGCGACGCTGACGCCCCCGCCCCGGTGCTGCGCCGGATCCGCGCCCGCTGGACGCAGCCGGGCGGCGACCGCCAGCTCCGCCTGGGCCGCGACGGCCGCTGGTGGCCGTACCGCCGCGCGGCGGACCACTGGCTCCCGGCGGGCCCCTCGTCGCCGGACCCGGCGGCGGCGCTGGCCGCGCTGGAGCCGGAGGAGCCGGAGGGCTAG